A portion of the Drosophila sechellia strain sech25 chromosome 2R, ASM438219v1, whole genome shotgun sequence genome contains these proteins:
- the LOC6609691 gene encoding uncharacterized protein LOC6609691 isoform X1 encodes MAIAYDWKTNDVFDADFGWNRSFSEPDLTANQKSGDLSRFAIKHPHEYIAVDDLKYFRRRQPVHLHTRSNVCLHSGDEPAPSFGSLKSEYRKHFRGTQSRPRSLLRRATSLRLEGFMQLLSEHQEKYHWYTPEDLRFSRTFPVRNPENLQLGAGSGAADGMKNSSYLMLDPSTKILPREVFLDESELAARNQPTSKLAADKFRRDVAAQEQQRCHLQMRAQAVDHEQQGQVPEPSEYRRQFVEQFPEKAHSIPQMSSIKIQGEFVAVPEYRDSFRMYANYSKSAPIKKNDNLRVSGSEAACAPSSEVPEYRDKFIDPPKHVAKEKSLKTEDHLRPRGEFTKEIPEYHESFRDPQITEMPERGKPREPFLRLRGKIEFNPEYSNNYQDFPRSRPVVQKPTSCFRLPTSGACHAPSVHHQPEEDLETPVLVTVPPSEVTATPEYRRAQYNYQLRERPRDLEAAPAGVQGNLRKSSDSSLEARQPQAPMPHKRRTSRQRQVKEPEQPLATRFDDMGGNAAKKPARYGRRASVLQNAASCRENSSIIEGNPKYAVGCRRSKQPVGNQTQPPGAFVVLDEPCKPSNWMKKTWYDS; translated from the exons ATGGCGATTGCCTACGACTGGAAGACCAACGATGT CTTTGATGCCGACTTTGGCTGGAATCGTTCCTTCTCCGAGCCGGATCTCACAGCCAATCAGAAGTCCGGCGATCTCAGCCGGTTTGCCATCAAGCATCCGCACGAGTACATAGCCGTCGATGACCTTAAGTACTTTCGCCGTCGCCAGCCCGTCCATCTGCACACCCGGAGCAACGTATGCCTCCACAGCGGCGATGAGCCAGCGCCCAGTTTCGGCTCCCTGAAGTCCGAGTATCGCAAGCACTTCCGTGGCACCCAGTCCCGACCCAGATCCTTGCTGCGGCGCGCCACCTCGCTGCGATTGGAGGGATTCATGCAGCTGCTGTCGGAGCACCAGGAAAAATACCACTGGTACACGCCCGAGGACCTGCGATT CTCCCGCACCTTTCCCGTCCGCAATCCGGAGAACCTGCAGTTGGGCGCGGGCAGCGGTGCCGCCGATGGCATGAAGAACTCCTCGTACCTCATGCTGGATCCCAGCACCAAGATACTGCCACGCGAGGTGTTCCTCGACGAGTCGGAGCTGGCGGCCAGGAACCAACCCACTAGCAAGCTGGCGGCGGACAAGTTTCGCCGCGATGTGGCTGCCCAAGAGCAGCAGCGATGCCATCTGCAGATGCGGGCCCAGGCTGTGGACCACGAACAGCAGGGTCAGGTGCCAGAGCCCTCCGAGTACCGTCGCCAGTTCGTGGAGCAGTTCCCTGAGAAGGCACACTCCATTCCCCAGATGAGCAGCATCAAGATTCAGGGTGAGTTCGTGGCGGTGCCGGAGTACAGGGACAGCTTCCGTATGTATGCCAACTACTCGAAGAGTGCGCCCATAAAGAAGAACGATAACCTGCGCGTATCCGGCTCCGAGGCGGCCTGCGCTCCCAGCTCGGAGGTGCCGGAGTACCGCGACAAATTCATCGACCCACCCAAGCACGTGGCCAAAGAGAAGTCCCTCAAGACGGAAGACCACCTGCGTCCGCGCGGGGAGTTCACCAAAGAGATTCCCGAATACCACGAGAGCTTCCGAGATCCGCAGATCACCGAAATGCCGGAGCGGGGTAAACCCCGGGAGCCGTTCCTTCGTCTGCGCGGCAAGATCGAGTTTAATCCGGAGTACAGCAATAACTATCAGGATTTTCCGCGTTCCCGACCCGTCGTCCAGAAGCCCACCTCCTGCTTCCGGTTGCCCACCTCGGGCGCATGCCACGCCCCATCCGTCCACCATCAGCCAGAAGAGGATCTGGAAACACCTGTCCTGGTCACAGTGCCTCCATCGGAGGTAACTGCCACGCCGGAGTATCGTCGAGCGCAGTACAACTACCAATTGCGAGAGCGCCCGAGGGATTTGGAGGCTGCTCCAGCCGGTGTCCAGGGAAATCTGCGCAAGAGTTCCGATTCCTCGTTGGAGGCCAGACAGCCGCAGGCCCCCATGCCCCACAAACGCAGAACCTCGCGTCAGCGGCAGGTCAAGGAGCCAGAGCAGCCGCTGGCAACCAGATTCGACGATATGGGTGGCAATGCAGCCAAAAAGCCAGCCCGCTACGGACGACGTGCATCTGTACTCCAGAACGCAGCCAGTTGTCGGGAGAACTCGTCGATCATCGAGGGTAATCCCAAATACGCCGTGGGATGTCGTCGCTCCAAGCAGCCAGTCGGTAATCAGACGCAGCCACCAGGTGCCTTCGTGGTGCTCGACGAGCCCTGCAAGCCTTCCAACTGGATGAAGAAGACCTGGTACGACTCCTAG
- the LOC6609691 gene encoding uncharacterized protein LOC6609691 isoform X2, whose amino-acid sequence MEMEMAVDVDVEECLRWLPLATGRGLMAAHLLPETPPLQLQKVEGRWGNCFDADFGWNRSFSEPDLTANQKSGDLSRFAIKHPHEYIAVDDLKYFRRRQPVHLHTRSNVCLHSGDEPAPSFGSLKSEYRKHFRGTQSRPRSLLRRATSLRLEGFMQLLSEHQEKYHWYTPEDLRFSRTFPVRNPENLQLGAGSGAADGMKNSSYLMLDPSTKILPREVFLDESELAARNQPTSKLAADKFRRDVAAQEQQRCHLQMRAQAVDHEQQGQVPEPSEYRRQFVEQFPEKAHSIPQMSSIKIQGEFVAVPEYRDSFRMYANYSKSAPIKKNDNLRVSGSEAACAPSSEVPEYRDKFIDPPKHVAKEKSLKTEDHLRPRGEFTKEIPEYHESFRDPQITEMPERGKPREPFLRLRGKIEFNPEYSNNYQDFPRSRPVVQKPTSCFRLPTSGACHAPSVHHQPEEDLETPVLVTVPPSEVTATPEYRRAQYNYQLRERPRDLEAAPAGVQGNLRKSSDSSLEARQPQAPMPHKRRTSRQRQVKEPEQPLATRFDDMGGNAAKKPARYGRRASVLQNAASCRENSSIIEGNPKYAVGCRRSKQPVGNQTQPPGAFVVLDEPCKPSNWMKKTWYDS is encoded by the exons atggaaatggaaatggcagtggatgtggatgtggaggaATGCCTTCGCTGGCTGCCTCTTGCAACCGGTCGCGGTCTTATGGCGGCCCACCTCCTTCCCGAAACTCCTCCATTGCAATTGCAAAAGGTCGAAGGCAGATGGGGGAATTG CTTTGATGCCGACTTTGGCTGGAATCGTTCCTTCTCCGAGCCGGATCTCACAGCCAATCAGAAGTCCGGCGATCTCAGCCGGTTTGCCATCAAGCATCCGCACGAGTACATAGCCGTCGATGACCTTAAGTACTTTCGCCGTCGCCAGCCCGTCCATCTGCACACCCGGAGCAACGTATGCCTCCACAGCGGCGATGAGCCAGCGCCCAGTTTCGGCTCCCTGAAGTCCGAGTATCGCAAGCACTTCCGTGGCACCCAGTCCCGACCCAGATCCTTGCTGCGGCGCGCCACCTCGCTGCGATTGGAGGGATTCATGCAGCTGCTGTCGGAGCACCAGGAAAAATACCACTGGTACACGCCCGAGGACCTGCGATT CTCCCGCACCTTTCCCGTCCGCAATCCGGAGAACCTGCAGTTGGGCGCGGGCAGCGGTGCCGCCGATGGCATGAAGAACTCCTCGTACCTCATGCTGGATCCCAGCACCAAGATACTGCCACGCGAGGTGTTCCTCGACGAGTCGGAGCTGGCGGCCAGGAACCAACCCACTAGCAAGCTGGCGGCGGACAAGTTTCGCCGCGATGTGGCTGCCCAAGAGCAGCAGCGATGCCATCTGCAGATGCGGGCCCAGGCTGTGGACCACGAACAGCAGGGTCAGGTGCCAGAGCCCTCCGAGTACCGTCGCCAGTTCGTGGAGCAGTTCCCTGAGAAGGCACACTCCATTCCCCAGATGAGCAGCATCAAGATTCAGGGTGAGTTCGTGGCGGTGCCGGAGTACAGGGACAGCTTCCGTATGTATGCCAACTACTCGAAGAGTGCGCCCATAAAGAAGAACGATAACCTGCGCGTATCCGGCTCCGAGGCGGCCTGCGCTCCCAGCTCGGAGGTGCCGGAGTACCGCGACAAATTCATCGACCCACCCAAGCACGTGGCCAAAGAGAAGTCCCTCAAGACGGAAGACCACCTGCGTCCGCGCGGGGAGTTCACCAAAGAGATTCCCGAATACCACGAGAGCTTCCGAGATCCGCAGATCACCGAAATGCCGGAGCGGGGTAAACCCCGGGAGCCGTTCCTTCGTCTGCGCGGCAAGATCGAGTTTAATCCGGAGTACAGCAATAACTATCAGGATTTTCCGCGTTCCCGACCCGTCGTCCAGAAGCCCACCTCCTGCTTCCGGTTGCCCACCTCGGGCGCATGCCACGCCCCATCCGTCCACCATCAGCCAGAAGAGGATCTGGAAACACCTGTCCTGGTCACAGTGCCTCCATCGGAGGTAACTGCCACGCCGGAGTATCGTCGAGCGCAGTACAACTACCAATTGCGAGAGCGCCCGAGGGATTTGGAGGCTGCTCCAGCCGGTGTCCAGGGAAATCTGCGCAAGAGTTCCGATTCCTCGTTGGAGGCCAGACAGCCGCAGGCCCCCATGCCCCACAAACGCAGAACCTCGCGTCAGCGGCAGGTCAAGGAGCCAGAGCAGCCGCTGGCAACCAGATTCGACGATATGGGTGGCAATGCAGCCAAAAAGCCAGCCCGCTACGGACGACGTGCATCTGTACTCCAGAACGCAGCCAGTTGTCGGGAGAACTCGTCGATCATCGAGGGTAATCCCAAATACGCCGTGGGATGTCGTCGCTCCAAGCAGCCAGTCGGTAATCAGACGCAGCCACCAGGTGCCTTCGTGGTGCTCGACGAGCCCTGCAAGCCTTCCAACTGGATGAAGAAGACCTGGTACGACTCCTAG
- the LOC6609692 gene encoding putative 1-phosphatidylinositol 3-phosphate 5-kinase, with protein MTSNNQNNSSSHQHLHSPSKLTEFARNFEDKPESLFGRVVNKIQNVYNQSYNTVNDISSGSSSSSSTQPVQVVGKSQFFSDSQTPTAEIADVETSSQSSVRPQPPTTLSIRSNSETRGTSTSSNTAAEDSETSDRVETLPLPTSEANQGRTVSNVLKHISNIVATKNNNDLRNYRDTELQRFWMPDSKAKECYDCSQKFSTFRRKHHCRLCGQIFCSKCCNQVVPGMIIRCDGDLKVCNYCSKIVLTFLKSSSSEMGQDMQELQQHLSNKLEVQESGSSLAKHPQMQRAPLPRKTSVGYQEERFSSHPTYTTLSIDDRKNILQQSNSLITLHEEMQRDLPAQNCGQRLIEFLNSNNKSANEVQAVAILNAMLAAGFLEPIVPDPEQMDFDPSLHYKFSKSSSSNTSRTMSPQFEANAHAEPQPPKSMDQSAEEKEKELENELENDRCYTTTTSKLLASYCEHEEQLLAQMLRAHNLDQEWDKVLQMLCSTAANHFKPEHCSNDLMDIRNYVNFKKVPGGRRKDSKIVHGVAFSKNVAHKDMATHVPFPRILLLQCPIVYERIEGKFVTIETVLLQEKEYLRNVCARIMSFKPNVVLVHKNVAGIAQDLLRSYEVTLVLDVKLSVMERLSRTLQCDIVSSIESNITMPKLGYCNDFYIRNYNGKTLMFFEKLTNPRGYTCLLRGGSNAELTRVKRVASALLFARYNWRLEMSFLLNEFAQPLTPKPSIFDSKETSPKTETEAELRTKRPIILERKSEDKITTIVSENVSDFTDPLRASQAEAQSTSPCAPPVVEALAVEPRYDNRFRTALSSTLLSVSPFLTFPLPYLETEQGRKCKLRKLFPAELYFSKQWSRKGLDRPDSMGDSEAGKSEPGNKENQMQLLPAHDFVLMKITAPASSRDIQSKLAEFRSFGGRLPKGKAPMLRPKKKNADVIQRPQKVSEEQLYKDALDPQNHQRLPVLFCSFHYNPKGVSSFCKLPMLLDMKFYGQYDIMLEQFLQRYCCLFNSMCPSCNLPMLGHVRRYVHSLGCVHVYLTEDLSRSDPTRIYFTSWCSICNATTPTIPLSDAAKCLSLAKYLEMRFHGHAYKRRPPSVEGTEQGGTVCEHSLHRDYVHHFSFRGVGAKFQYTPVEVWETDLPSLTVQLDLPQPFKSPQVQEEIKNFSVKGHEVYNRIHERIADLATEEENSPLVQHLKTMLTHDQFIFKQKIEIVHTLLTDNRATAYDTSDALAMARRALAESIELWGPRLQEIEKLTAKQAHHIDSGTICTEELRPEQMQSVDSSKVSTSSLPKESDPLECPSEDTETGASNSQTVLDKNFSIDQMLASTVNVYSDKKSIRKILTQLLPSGNQVNPLQSPFPAQDHLTLPLGSIPIHVRETDLSSVIAYSLTSMDYQKAIDEAETNSNASSASAAHSSPQLKRKIPLAESISDAEDSPSLSRTSSNTSAAPNASVPSPPTAASESEEKSKERTKQPPSPHVTLGFQDHSCQFHCKIYFAREFDAMRSKSLKPPKLDKSLYRRLEKSKMREELRISQSRTGSEMELVRKPSDVGGPRTTDEDSNQEEDARIALARSLCKSVQWEARGGKSGSRFCKTLDDRFVLKEMNSKDMTIFEQFAPKYFEYIDRCQQQQQPTLLAKIFGVFRVGVKKKDSYVERSVMVMENLFYGCNIENKFDLKGSERNRLVDPSNQQGEIVLLDENLVQMSWSKPLYVLSHSKTVLRDAIQRDSSFLERNLVMDYSLLVGLDKKNGALVLGIIDYIRTFTLDKRMESIIKGSGILGGKGKDPTVVNPERYKQRFIDAMDRYFLTVPDRWEGLSKV; from the exons ATGACTAGCAACAACCAAAACAATAGCTCAAGCCACCAGCACCTGCACTCGCCCTCCAAACTAACCGAATTCGCCCGCAATTTCGAAGACAAGCCGGAATCGCTCTTTGGCCGAGTGGTAAACAAGATCCAAAATGTGTACAACCAAAGCTACAATACTGTCAACGATATTTCAAgcgggagcagcagcagttcctCCACGCAGCCAGTGCAAGTGGTGGGCAAATCACAGTTCTTCAGTGATTCACAGACTCCCACCGCTGAGATTGCCGATGTGGAAACCTCTAGCCAGAGCTCAGTTCGCCCCCAGCCACCCACCACGCTTAGTATAAGGAGCAATAGTGAGACCCGTGGCACGAGCACCTCCAGCAACACCGCTGCAGAGGACTCCGAAACCAGCGACCGCGTCGAAACGCTGCCGCTGCCAACCAGCGAAGCGAATCAGGGGCGCACCGTATCTAACGTCCTCAAGCACATAAGCAATATTGTGGCCACAAAAAACAATAAT GATTTGCGAAACTACAGGGACACGGAGCTGCAGCGTTTCTGGATGCCCGATTCCAAGGCCAAGGAATGCTACGATTGCTCTCAAAAGTTCTCCACCTTCCGGAGGAAGCACCACTGTCGATTGTGTGGCCAAATATTCTGCTCAAAGTGCTGCAACCAAGTGGTGCCTGGCATGATCATTCGCTGCGATGGCGACCTCAAAGTGTGCAACTACTGCTCCAAGATTGTGCTCACATTCCTGAAGTCCTCAAGCTCTGAGATGGGGCAGGATATGCAGGAACTTCAGCAGCACTTAAGTAACAAATTGGAAGTACAAGAAAGTGGCAGCTCGCTTGCGAAACATCCCCAGATGCAAAGAGCACCCCTGCCGCGTAAAACATCGGTAGGCTATCAAGAGGAGCGATTCAGTTCGCATCCTACTTACACAACCCTTTCCATCGACGATCGCAAGAATATCCTGCAGCAGTCAAATTCACTAATTACCCTGCACGAGGAAATGCAGCGGGATCTGCCTGCTCAAAATTGTGGTCAGCGTCTGATTGAGTTTCTcaatagtaataataaatcAGCAAACGAGGTGCAGGCGGTGGCCATACTGAATGCTATGCTAGCCGCTGGTTTCCTTGAGCCAATCGTACCCGATCCCGAGCAAATGGATTTCGATCCGTCGCTACACTATAAGTTCTCCAAAAGCAGCAGTTCGAATACCTCCCGGACGATGAGCCCGCAGTTTGAGGCGAATGCCCATGCGGAACCACAACCTCCAAAGTCAATGGATCAATCAGCAGAAGAAAAGGAGAAGGAGCTAGAAAATGAACTGGAAAACGATCGGTGCTATACCACAACAACTTCTAAGCTTCTTGCCTCCTACTGCGAACACGAAGAGCAGCTGCTGGCACAGATGTTGCGCGCACATAACTTGGACCAGGAATGGGACAAGGTGCTCCAGATGCTGTGTTCTACGGCAGCGAATCACTTCAAACCAGAGCATTGTAGTAACGATCTTATGGACATCCGTAACTATGTGAATTTTAAAAAAGTGCCGGGTGGCAGACGCAAGGACTCAAAGATTGTTCATGGAGTGGCTTTCTCTAAAAATGTGGCTCATAAAGACATGGCTACGCATGTCCCCTTTCCTCGCatattgctgctgcagtgTCCCATTGTGTACGAGCGTATTGAGGGGAAGTTTGTGACCATTGAGACCGTGCTGCTCCAGGAAAAGGAATACCTTCGAAACGTTTGCGCCCGCATTATGAGCTTCAAGCCCAATGTGGTGCTTGTCCACAAGAATGTGGCGGGCATTGCTCAGGATCTTTTGAGATCCTATGAAGTTACCCTGGTTTTGGATGTAAAGCTTTCGGTAATGGAGCGTCTGTCACGCACCCTGCAGTGCGACATTGTCAGTTCAATTGAGTCGAATATAACCATGCCCAAGCTGGGCTATTGCAATGATTTTTACATACGCAACTATAATGGCAAAACGTTGATGTTCTTTGAGAAGCTGACCAATCCCCGGGGATACACCTGTCTCCTCAGAGGAGGGAGCAATGCTGAACTGACGAGGGTCAAGCGGGTGGCATCGGCTCTGCTCTTTGCGCGCTACAACTGGCGCTTGGAAATGTCGTTCCTGCTTAACGAGTTCGCGCAGCCACTTACTCCAAAACCGTCGATATTCGACTCCAAAGAAACAAGCCCCAAAACGGAAACGGAGGCAGAACTTCGAACTAAGCGACCAATTATTTTAGAGCGCAAGTCCGAGGATAAGATCACCACCATTGTCAGCGAGAATGTGTCAGATTTCACGGATCCATTGCGTGCATCACAAGCCGAAGCCCAGTCCACTTCGCCTTGTGCTCCTCCAGTAGTTGAGGCGCTGGCTGTGGAACCGCGTTACGATAACAGATTCCGCACGGCACTCAGTTCCACGCTGCTCTCTGTGAGTCCCTTCTTGACATTTCCCCTACCTTATTTGGAAACGGAGCAGGGAAGGAAATGCAAGCTGCGTAAGCTGTTTCCCGCAGAACTATACTTTTCCAAACAATGGTCCCGGAAGGGATTGGACAGACCAGATAGCATGGGAGACAGCGAAGCAGGAAAATCTGAGCCAGGAAACAAAGAGAACCAGATGCAGCTACTTCCAGCCCATGATTTTGTGCTGATGAAGATCACAGCACCCGCTAGCAGTCGCGATATTCAGTCGAAACTAGCTGAGTTCCGCTCCTTTGGCGGTCGCTTACCCAAGGGCAAAGCTCCTA TGCTCCGACCGAAGAAAAAGAACGCCGATGTGATCCAGCGACCGCAGAAGGTCAGTGAGGAGCAACTTTACAAGGATGCCCTCGATCCGCAGAACCATCAACGTCTGCCGGTGCTCTTCTGCAGCTTCCATTACAATCCCAAGGGCGTTTCGTCGTTCTGCAAGCTGCCCATGCTGCTGGACATGAAGTTCTACGGGCAATATGACATCATGCTGGAGCAGTTCCTCCAACGTTACTGCTGTCTTTTTAACTCTATGTGCCCGTCGTGCAATCTGCCGATGCTGGGTCATGTCCGTCGATATGTACACTCGTTGGGTTGCGTTCATGTCTACCTAACCGAGGACCTAAGCCGTTCCGACCCCACCCGTATATACTTTACCTCCTGGTGCAGCATATGCAATGCCACTACACCCACTATTCCGCTATCCGATGCCGCAAAGTGCCTTTCCCTCGCAAAGTACCTTGAGATGCGCTTCCATGGCCATGCCTACAAGAGACGACCTCCTTCTGTAGAAGGAACTGAACAGGGAGGCACTGTATGTGAGCACTCATTGCATCGTGATTATGTGCACCACTTCAGTTTTCGTGGTGTTGGCGCCAAATTCCAATATACGCCGGTTGAGGTTTGGGAGACGGATCTTCCTTCGTTGACTGTGCAGCTGGATCTGCCGCAACCATTTAAAAGTCCCCAAGTCCAGGAAGAGATTAAAAACTTCTCGGTAAAGGGTCACGAGGTTTACAACAGGATTCACGAGCGTATAGCTGACCTCGCTACCGAGGAAGAGAACTCGCCACTGGTGCAGCATCTGAAAACCATGCTCACGCATGACCAGTTTATCTTTAAGCAGAAGATTGAGATCGTGCATACACTGCTCACGGATAATAGGGCTACTGCCTACGACACTAGCGATGCTTTGGCCATGGCAAGAAGAGCTCTGGCAGAGAGCATTGAGCTGTGGGGACCGCGGCTGCAGGAGATCGAGAAGCTGACCGCCAAGCAGGCGCATCACATCGACTCGGGAACCATCTGCACGGAGGAACTAAGGCCGGAACAGATGCAGTCCGTAGATTCTTCTAAAGTTAGCACCTCTAGTTTGCCAAAGGAGAGTGATCCCCTGGAGTGCCCAAGCGAGGATACTGAAACTGGCGCATCAAACAGTCAGACTGTTTTGGACAAGAATTTCTCTATTGACCAGATGTTGGCCTCTACCGTTAACGTTTACTCGGATAAAAAGTCTATAAGGAAGATTCTTACCCAGCTTCTCCCATCCGGTAATCAGGTTAACCCTTTGCAGTCGCCTTTTCCGGCACAGGATCATCTGACGCTACCATTGGGCAGTATTCCCATTCACGTAAGAGAAACCGATCTCAGTTCAGTGATTGCATACAGTTTGACCTCGATGGATTATCAAAAGGCAATAGACGAGGCGGAGACCAACTCAAATGCATCCTCAGCGTCTGCTGCCCATTCAAGTCCGCAGTTAAAACGAAAAATTCCATTAGCGGAAAGCATTAGCGACGCCGAAGACAGCCCGAGCCTTTCGCGTACTTCGAGCAACACCAGTGCCGCTCCCAATGCATCGGTTCCTTCTCCACCTACCGCGGCCTCCGAGTCGGAGGAAAAAAGCAAGGAACGAACAAAGCAGCCACCGAGTCCTCATGTCACACTGGGATTTCAAGACCACAGCTGCCAGTTCCATTGTAAGATCTATTTTGCCCGCGAGTTTGATGCAATGCGGTCGAAGAGCTTGAAGCCTCCCAAGCTAGACAAATCGCTGTACCGCCGGCTGGAGAAGAGCAAGATGCGGGAGGAGCTGAGAATCTCACAGAGTCGCACCGGGTCCGAAATGGAGCTGGTGCGCAAACCCAGCGATGTTGGGGGGCCTCGAACCACTGACGAGGATTCCAATCAGGAGGAGGACGCTAGGATAGCATTGGCGCGAAGCCTTTGCAAAAGTGTCCAATGGGAGGCGAGGGGCGGTAAATCGGGATCACGGTTTTGCAAGACACTTG ACGATCGGTTTGTGCTCAAAGAGATGAACTCAAAGGACATGACCATCTTTGAGCAATTTGCTCCGAAGTACTTTGAGTACATCGACAggtgccagcagcagcaacagcccaCATTGCTGGCCAAGATCTTTGGTGTCTTCAGAGTCGGCGTAAAGAAAAAGGA TTCTTACGTGGAGCGTTCTGTGATGGTTATGGAGAATCTATTCTACGGCTGCAATATTGAAAACAAATTTGATCTAAAGGGTTCAGAGAGGAATCGCTTGGTGGATCCCAGCAATCAGCAAGGTGAAATTGTCTTGTTGGATGAGAATCTGGTTCAGA TGTCCTGGTCAAAGCCTTTATATGTGCTGTCCCACAGCAAAACTGTCCTGAGGGATGCCATCCAGCGAGATTCGTCCTTCCTGGAAAGAAACCTCGTCATGGACTATTCACTTCTGGTGGGCTTGGACAAGAAAAATGGCGCCTTGGTACTGGGCATCATAG ATTACATTCGAACCTTCACGCTGGATAAAAGAATGGAATCTATCATAAAAGGATCGGGCATCCTTGGAGGCAAGGGAAAGGATCCTACCGTGGTCAATCCGGAGCGCTACAAGCAGCGCTTCATCGATGCCATGGATCGCTATTTCCTCACAGTTCCGGATCGTTGGGAGGGCCTTTCCAAGGTCTAA
- the LOC6609693 gene encoding anaphase-promoting complex subunit 13, whose product MDSQAPIDDLLLDIVDNAWRMEVLPFDQILVPREKLPDPEADGGDSHLTVSEQEQKWTDLALGSLAPDAALIDQLNITSI is encoded by the exons ATGGACAGCCAG GCACCGATCGATGATCTACTGCTGGACATTGTAGACAATGCTTGGCGTATGGAAGTTCTACCATTCGACCAGATTCTAGTGCCGCGCGAAAAGCTACCCGATCCAGAGGCGGACGGCGGTGATTCACACCTGACGGTCAGCGAACAG GAGCAAAAGTGGACTGATCTGGCGTTGGGCTCGCTGGCACCGGACGCAGCCCTCATCGATCAACTCAACATCACCTCTATCTAA